The Thermothelomyces thermophilus ATCC 42464 chromosome 4, complete sequence region GGCTCTTAGACCTCTGTTTCCTTTGTTTTTCCCGTTGGTCTAGGTTGGGTTTGATAGTAGTCTGTCTCCTTGTTATGATCATAACCATTAAAGTACCCCTAAATATACCTACATTACTACAAGCAAGCAGCATACCTCATTGCAATGCACTAACACTAGAGACCGAGTACAATTACCCCAGAAATGCCTAAATCAGATGATTGTAAAGCCTTCTGCGGGTGTATATACTATGGCATGGCTTGCCATACATACCACAGTCGAGAGATGATGCATGTTACATTTCCCCGACAGTACGGGTCCGTACAGGATTCTCTAATTAACAATACCGGGAGGAACAATACGGAGCCCTGCAAGTCCAAACCGCCCTCGACTCTTATCGACAACTTCACAGCCATATAAGCCACATAGGAGAGAGCGTCGGGGTTTGGCTGTCACCAGGCCGACTCGGTGAAGGTTAGGTACCTTAGATGTACCTTAGCTCTAAGATGCCGCATTCTGTGACCTGAAATCATCTAGAGTACCACGAAGCCGCCTAACAAGAAATAACAGCCGCAAGCCCAGTGTGCCCCGCCCTCTTCACGCGCCTCCGGCGCCTTGCTTTCGCTTCCGTACACACACCCGAGTAGTTCGGACACACACTTCTATCATATCGTAAACCCCGCAGCTTCTcgcgtcttcttcttcttcttcttcttcttaaaGTCCCAGTCATCAATCGTCATGCCGCGATAGCCTTCCTCAAGTCTACTCCGTCCCGGGCGTCGATAGCCCCGAGGGGATTCGCGTCCCCCGTATCATTAATAATCACCGCCGGCGTCTGCACCGCGATCTTGTCGAGGCTGCCCTCGTCCGGCCACCAGACCTTCAGGTTCCGCCTGTACCAGTCCACCGTGGCCGCGAGGCCGTCCTCGAACGACACCTTCTGCCTCCACCCGAGGCGCCGGAGCTTGGTCCCGTCGACGCGGTAGTCGTGGTCGTTGAAGGGCCGGTCCGGGATCCAGGACAGCCGGGTCGAGAAGTCGGCGTGCGGCGTGTAGCCGAAGAGGCCGAGCATGCGGACGGCCACCTCGATGTTGGTCACGCCCGACTCCGACTCGACGTTGTACGCCTCGCCCACGACGCCCTTGTGGAGGATGGTGTCGAACCCGTCCGCCGCGTCGGCCCCGTACAGGTATCGCCGCTTGTTGAGGCCGGACCCCTGGATGGTCAGGGGTTGGCCCTTGGACAGGAGAGTGAAGAAGCGGGGGATGATCTCTGTAATAATAAGTGTGTGTGCGCGcgtgtgtgcgtgtgtgaCACGATCAAGGAGCAAAatctcaaaaaaaaaaaaaaaaaaaaaaacatcaCCGACAAGTCATCCCGCGCGGAACGACTCGAGGAGGAGAGAGAAGACAAAGACAACTTACTTTCCGGGTACTGGCCTGGCCCGAAAACGTTATTGCTCCGGACAATCACGACCGGGATGCCGAACGACTTGTAGTACGCGTACACGTACatctcggccgccgccttgGAGGCCGAGTAGGGGTTGGTCGGCAGGAACTGCTTGTTCTCGTCGGCGCACTCGTCGGCGATGTCGCCGTACACCTCGTCGGTGCTGACGTGGATGAAGCGCCTGACGCGGCCGTGGCGGCGGGCGCTGTCGAGCAGCACCTGGGTGCCGACGACGTTGTTGAGCGTGAAGGAGGCCGGGTCGTGGAACGAGTTCTGCACGTGCGAGTGGGCGGCAAAGTGCATGATGCAGTCGATGTCGTGCTCGGCCAGGACGCGGTCGACGGCGCTCTGCCACGTGATGTCGCCCTTGACGAAGGTGAAGTTGGGGAAGTCGCCGAGGCAGCTCACGTTGGCCGTCGACGACACGTAGTTCTGCATGTCGAAGCA contains the following coding sequences:
- a CDS encoding dTDP-D-glucose 4,6-dehydratase-like protein (hypothetical dTDP-D-glucose 4,6-dehydratase) — protein: MSPFPADLKTARSDDKFTPPDSPRWKERVSVESITLTSDDNDALKLIGTTRFEPRSDIKNILITGGAGFIGGWVTRHLVVQYPEYNVVCFDMQNYVSSTANVSCLGDFPNFTFVKGDITWQSAVDRVLAEHDIDCIMHFAAHSHVQNSFHDPASFTLNNVVGTQVLLDSARRHGRVRRFIHVSTDEVYGDIADECADENKQFLPTNPYSASKAAAEMYVYAYYKSFGIPVVIVRSNNVFGPGQYPEKIIPRFFTLLSKGQPLTIQGSGLNKRRYLYGADAADGFDTILHKGVVGEAYNVESESGVTNIEVAVRMLGLFGYTPHADFSTRLSWIPDRPFNDHDYRVDGTKLRRLGWRQKVSFEDGLAATVDWYRRNLKVWWPDEGSLDKIAVQTPAVIINDTGDANPLGAIDARDGVDLRKAIAA